The proteins below come from a single Plasmodium gaboni strain SY75 chromosome Unknown, whole genome shotgun sequence genomic window:
- a CDS encoding putative 26S proteasome AAA-ATPase subunit RPT3 yields KRELIRSKNEIKRIQSVPLIIGQFLDIIDNNYGIVSSTAGSNYYVRILSTLNKEDLKPSVSVALHRHSHSIVNILPSESDSSIQLLQITERPNVKYTDLGGLDMQKQEMKEAVELPLTCPELYEKIGIEPPMGILIYGPPGTGKTMLVKAVANETQVTFIGVVGSEFVQKYLGEGPRMVRDVFRLARENSPSIIFIDEVDAIATKRFDAQTGADREVQRILLELLNQMDGFDKSTNVKVIMATNRADTLDPALLRPGRLDRKIEFPLPDRKQKRLIFQTIISKMNVSSDVNIESFVVRTDKISAADIAAIAQEAGMQAIRKNRYIITANDFEQGYRTHVRKQLRDYEFYNI; encoded by the coding sequence TGAAAAGGGAATTAATAAGGtcaaaaaatgaaataaaaagaatacAAAGTGTTCCCCTAATTATAGGTCAATTTTTAGATATTATTGATAACAATTATGGAATAGTAAGTAGTACGGCAGGttcaaattattatgtaaGAATACTGTCAACTTTAAACAAGGAGGATTTGAAACCATCAGTCAGTGTAGCTTTACACAGACATAGTCATTCAATAGTAAATATTTTACCATCTGAATCAGATAGTAGTATACAATTATTACAAATTACTGAGAGACCAAATGTGAAATATACAGATTTAGGTGGATTAGATATGCAAAAACAAGAAATGAAAGAAGCCGTGGAATTACCTTTAACTTGTCCagaattatatgaaaaaattgGAATTGAACCACCGATGGGTATTTTAATTTATGGTCCACCAGGTACCGGTAAAACCATGTTAGTTAAAGCAGTGGCTAATGAAACTCAGGTTACTTTTATTGGTGTTGTTGGATCTGAATTTgttcaaaaatatttagGAGAAGGACCAAGAATGGTACGTGATGTATTCAGATTGGCTAGAGAAAATTCTCCATCgattatttttatagatGAAGTAGATGCAATTGCAACTAAAAGATTTGATGCACAAACAGGTGCAGATAGAGAAGTTCAAAGAATTTTATTGGAATTATTAAATCAAATGGATGGTTTCGATAAATCTACTAATGTTAAAGTTATTATGGCTACTAACAGAGCAGATACTTTAGATCCTGCTTTATTAAGACCAGGAAGATTAGATAGAAAAATTGAATTTCCTTTACCAGATagaaaacaaaaaagaTTAATCTTCCAAACCATTATTAGTAAAATGAATGTTAGTAGTGATGTAAATATAGAAAGTTTTGTAGTAAGAACTGATAAAATCAGTGCAGCTGATATTGCTGCCATAGCACAAGAAGCAGGTATGCAAGctataagaaaaaatagatatattattacagCAAATGATTTTGAACAGGGATACAGAACACATGTTAGAAAGCAATTAAGAGATTAtgaattttataatatctaA